The window CAGTGAAAATATGGTAAAATGCATACGGGAACGAATGTACTATTTCATTCAGAAAAATGTAGTGTGATGGGAGTCATTTATAAAATGTATGAATATATTAAAGGGACACTGACGTTTGTCGGACCAGCTTATATTGTCATTGAAAATAACGGAATCGGCTATCAATTGTTAATTGCCAATCCTTTCCGTTTTTCAAGCAAATTAAATCAAGAAGTTCAAGTTTATGTTTATCAAGCTGTTCGTGAAGATGCGATTACATTATTTGGTTTTAAAGATTTTAGTGAAAAACAGCTTTATCTAAAATTAATTAGTGTTTCAGGAATCGGACCTAAAAGTAGCTTAGCAATTCTTGCTAGTGATGATCATACTGGTTTAGTGCAAGCAATTGAAGGCGATGACGTCACTTATTTGACTAAA is drawn from Carnobacterium gallinarum DSM 4847 and contains these coding sequences:
- the ruvA gene encoding Holliday junction branch migration protein RuvA encodes the protein MYEYIKGTLTFVGPAYIVIENNGIGYQLLIANPFRFSSKLNQEVQVYVYQAVREDAITLFGFKDFSEKQLYLKLISVSGIGPKSSLAILASDDHTGLVQAIEGDDVTYLTKFPGVGKKTASQIVLDLKGKLDDLAVPISQVTGALQEKLELTSNNAPVQEAMEALLALGYSAKEIKRIEPKIRSLNEQSTDAYLRAALRLLMKK